A window from Manduca sexta isolate Smith_Timp_Sample1 chromosome 24, JHU_Msex_v1.0, whole genome shotgun sequence encodes these proteins:
- the LOC119190448 gene encoding LOW QUALITY PROTEIN: phosphoglucomutase-2-like (The sequence of the model RefSeq protein was modified relative to this genomic sequence to represent the inferred CDS: inserted 1 base in 1 codon), with the protein MSECNSGDLKLDAAVNSWLKHDKNPTTRQEVLDDIASSKWEKLKKTMLHRQKFGTAGLXEGAGYTCMNDVVVLQTAQGLCSYIQKLCSQTPLHNGVVIGFDGRHHSKRFAELTAKVFVSASIPVHLFSAVCPTPLVSFGTILYDAAAGVMVTASHNPKEDNGYKVYWGNGSQIISPHDENILDEILQCLDIPDEHWDISEIRSHELIKDCHDEVTSKYMEYIRDSLHSDVVENNRSAAVDTVYSAMHGVGYQYVVKAFETAGLKKPISVKEQQDPDPEFPTVTFPNPEELQCLELSMALAQQHNVRLALVNDPDADRLAVAE; encoded by the exons atgTCTGAGTGTAACAGCGGCGACTTGAAATTAGATGCGGCAGTGAACAGCTGGTTAAAACATGACAAG AACCCAACCACTCGCCAAGAGGTCCTAGATGACATTGCCAGCTCAAAATGGGAGAAGTTAAAGAAGACAATGCTCCATCGTCAGAAGTTCGGCACTGCTGGTC CCGAGGGCGCCGGATACACATGCATGAATGATGTTGTAGTGTTGCAGACTGCACAG GGTCTGTGCTCATATATTCAGAAGTTATGCAGTCAAACTCCTTTACATAACGGGGTTGTCATTGGTTTTGATGGAAGGCATCACAGCAAAAG GTTCGCAGAGCTAACAGCGAAGGTATTCGTCTCAGCATCGATTCCGGTGCATCTGTTCTCGGCAGTGTGCCCGACGCCGCTGGTATCGTTTGGTACGATACTGTACGACGCCGCGGCCGGTGTGATGGTCACCGCATCCCACAACCCCAAAGAGGACAATGGATATAAAGTGTACTGGGGGAACGGATCGCAGATAATTTCGCCGCACGATGAAAATATACTGGACGAGATACTGCAGTGTTTGGA TATACCAGACGAACACTGGGACATATCAGAGATCCGCTCGCACGAGCTAATAAAGGATTGCCACGACGAGGTGACGTCGAAGTACATGGAGTACATTCGCGACAGTCTGCATTCTGACGTGGTGGAGAACAACAGATCAGCTGCGGTAGACACTGTGTACAGCGCCATGCACGGAGTGGGATATCAATACGTCgtcaaagccttcgaaacggcAGGTCTGAAG AAACCGATAAGTGTGAAAGAACAACAAGACCCGGACCCGGAGTTCCCGACGGTGACGTTCCCGAATCCCGAGGAGTTGCAGTGCCTGGAGCTGAGCATGGCATTAGCTCAGCAACATAACGTCAGACTCGCGCTCGTCAATGATCCCGACGCTGACAGGCTCGCCGTCGCCGAA